The Funiculus sociatus GB2-C1 sequence GGGTTTCAGGTTCCTTCTGTGATTCCAGCTTTAGCGCTAATCTCGAACTTAGTTCTGATTGCCTTTGCCTCTCGTGAAAGTCACATTTTGGCCTTAGTGTTTACAGGTTTAGGAATTCTGATAATTTTAATTCGCAATGCTCTGAGCAGACGATTGCCAAGCTCTTAACTTTATCTGCTGACCGTAGATGCGAATTCTACTTGATGAATGTGCGCCACGACCTCTGACACTCCTGCTGTTCGTGGCGCGATCGCTTCATTCAACCCAAGCACTCGAAAGCGTCTTCACTCACAGCAGTTATTCCCTGGCTGCTGGCTGATAGGATAAGCGATCGCTCCTGATAGCCTAACTACTATCTCGAAACCTCTGTGCAGAGTGACTATTCTTGGCTTGGGTTGCATCTGTACAGGGTATTATGCGGAAATTTTCCGCATAGTTGATTGGGATAACTAGCATTTGGGTTGAGCAATCAGCAACAGACAATGGACTAAGCTTGCTTGAAGCGATCGCATGACAAAAATATATTTAGATACCAGTGCCTATAACCGCCCATTCGACGACCAAACCCAGCCCAAGATTTTTCTTGAATCGCAAGCTGTTGTGATAATTCTACAAATGGTTGAGACAAAAATGATCGAGTTGATTAGTTCTTCAGTGCTGGAGTATGAGAATAGCCGCAATCCTTATCCCATCAAGCAGGAAGCCATGAGCCGTTATCTTCAGATAGCTGGATTTAAACAAGAGGTGAATGAAGAAATCCGGCAGAGAGCCGAGCAATTAGAACAGAATGGACTCAAGGCAATTGATGCCTTGCATATTGCGTGTGCTGAGGCAGTCGGC is a genomic window containing:
- a CDS encoding PIN domain-containing protein codes for the protein MTKIYLDTSAYNRPFDDQTQPKIFLESQAVVIILQMVETKMIELISSSVLEYENSRNPYPIKQEAMSRYLQIAGFKQEVNEEIRQRAEQLEQNGLKAIDALHIACAEAVGSAYVITCDKRLINRCSGLAIKVMNPVNFVLETSSDDSSQE